GACTGTAAAGGATGGTATTGTTCGTATGGATAAGTTAGGCTTCAACACATTGGGGGGTAAAGTGGTTACTTCCGGTTCTTACAATACGCAAAACCCGAAAGACCCTAAATTTGACTTTAACTTCGATGTAGTAAATGTAGCTTTCTCTGAAGCTTACAAAAACCTGTCTACAGTACAAAGCTTTGCTCCGATTGCCAAAAACATCAATGGTGACTTCTCTTTGGGTATGAGCACCAACGGTAAGATCAAGCCTGATATGACACCTGACTTGGCTACACTTTTCGGTGATGGTAAACTGAAAGTTCAGAAAGCAGCCCTGCAAGGAGTATCTTCTTTGAACCAAATCAGTAACCTTGCTAATATCAAGGAGCTAAAAGATCCAAAAATTGAGGATGTTGCAGCACATTTCACTATCAAGGACGGTAAATTGAAAGTCGATCCATTTGATTTTAAAATGGCAGGAATCAAGACAAATGTAGGTGGTTCAAACAGTCTGGATGGCAACCTTGACTATACCGTAAAAATGGATGCCAGCAATACTTCTTTTGCCAAGTATGTCAGCAATATGACTTTCAAGGTGGGTGGTTCTTACGACAAACCTGAAGTAAAACCTGTTGTCAATGAGGAAATGAAAAAAGAGGTTGAGGAGAAAGCAAAAGAGGCTGTAAACTCACTGGTAAAAGATGCCAAGGACGGCAAAATTGACGAGAAAAAAGTTGAGGAGGCTAAAGAAGAAGGCAAGAAATTGCTCAACAACCTTTTCAAAAAGAAATAATTGATATTCTACTAATTTACAGGCAAGCAACCGAAAAGTTGCTTGCCTTTTTTATCTTATTACTTTTTCATGATGAAACAATTGCTACTGACACTACTGCTTTTTCCTTTTTTACTGAATGCTTCCGCACAAGAAGTATCTGACACTACTTTTGTGGACTTGTCTGAACTGAGTAACGCCTTTGCATACGATATGCGTTATGCTACTGAAAACAACTTCCTAAAAGAACAGGTGTATGATTGTCCGAAATGCCTATTGCGCAAAGAAGCCGCCGATGCATTGATCAAGGCTAATGAGTTATTTAGGGAGAAAGGTTACCGTATCAAGTTATTTGATTGCTACAGACCACTGGACATTCAAAAAAAGATGTGGGAAATATATCCCAATGCCACTTATGTTGCCAACCCATATAAGAGTGGTTCTATCCATAACCGTGGGCTTGCCGTTGACCTGACAATTGAAAAGCTGGATGGTACGTCAGTAGAGATGGGGACTGACTTTGACTTTTTTGGTGAAGCAGCTCACCATGATTACAACAAATTACCCTACGAAGTTATTGAAAACCGATTATTACTAAAAAACACATTAGAAAGTGTTGGTTTCAGACCTATTTCCTCTGAATGGTGGCATTACAACTTTAACAGTCCTAACAAGTATGTCCCCGCCAATACACCTTTAGATTGTAACTAAATTAAAGAGGACTGAAGTTGAATACCCTATTTGATCTAAGAACTTTCATACATAAAAAAAACAAGCCATAAATATATCAAACCGACATTTTGCTCGCTGATATATTTATGGCTTACAAACACTAATCTTGAGTATTACTTCTCTTTACGCATCACAAATCCAACTTATCACGCCAACCTCCAAATGCGTAGTTATTGACATTTTCTGTTTTAAGAAACTCATGAGGAAAACCTAAAGGAATCTCACTGATCTCATCCAGTAGCTTCATATGTTCCTCACTCAACTGCCAACCGATACACCCCATAGAATCCTCGACTTGTGAGGCTTTTCTCGCTCCAATAATTGGAATTACATTTGGTCCTTTTTGTCTCAACCAATTCAAGGCTACCTGTGCAGGTGTTTTTCCAGTTCCATTGCAATATCCACGACTTCCTTGGCTACCGTGATATTTCGGTCATTGTATTTTACACTTTGTTCTGTCAGTCGTCCTTCCTCATCAATTCCCTTATTATACTTTCCTGTCAGCAGTCCTGCGCCAAGTGGAGACCAAGGTGTTACTGACATACCAAAGTCTTCTGCCATAGGAAGCAAGTCTCGTTCCACCTCCCTTTGGATAAGACTGTACTCTACCTGCAACCCAATAAAAGGTGTCCAACCTCTGAACATGGCCAACATATTGGCTTTGGTCGCAATCCAGGCCGGAGTATCGGAGATACCTATATAATGAACCTTTCCCATACGAACTAAGTCATCCAATCCCCTCATCACTTCCTCAACAGGGGTGGTAAAGTCCCACATATGCACCCACAGTATATCCAGATAATCTGTATTCAACCTTTTCAAAGAGGCATTTACGGTATTAAACATATTCTTGCGTGAGTTACCTGATCCGTTAGGATGGTAAGGGTCTTCTGTCAGGGTGTACTTTGTAGCCAAAACAAACCGGTCCCTATCATTTCCCATAAACTCACCCAAAAACGACTCACTCGTACCATGGGTATAAAAATTGGCTGTATCTATAAAATTCCCCCCTCTATCTACAAACGCATCAAAGATTTTTCGTGACTCTTCTTTATCAGCTCCTGTCCCCCACTCAGTACCAAAAGTCATAGCACCTAGACAAAGTTCGGAGACCTTAAGTCCACTTTTGCCAAAAAGCTTGTATCTCATTACTTCTTTCATAGGAAATTCGGGTTTTGGTAGAAGATTATCTATTGGTAAAGGCTTGATATAACCTGATCGCAAGGTTATATTCTTTCAATAATAAGCGTCAGAACAGTTTGATCAGTTCCAACCAAAAGTTTTTCGTTATCTCCATCTCTGATTGTACGCCATGTCACGCACTTTCTTGTAAGGAAAACAAGCATTAATATGAAAGGGAAATTATACTATAGGCAGGTAATGAATCCCGAACATTTACCTACAACATCGTATAGGTGAACGTTTTTGTTTTTGCAAATAGATCAAAACAGGCTTCTTCACTCGAGAAGTTTTTTATATTTTTTAGTATATCATTTTTCAATGCTACACCCTGCATAATTTTTACAGATCATCAAAAATATTGTACTCAACAAATAATTGATGGCATAATTCAATAGTTACAACCCAAAAAAAAGTATAAGTGTTGATATAATCCTGCTCAATATTTGTTTATCAATATATCAAACAGTCAACTACGCTTTCTACCTTCTAATTATTATGACATTGAATCAACCTGACAATCACCTGATTGAGGGGCACGATCAATCGGTTAACCAACTTGAATTTAAGATCTTTAAATTCTCAAGTCTTACTGGTGCCTGTGTTGCTATAGCTGGAGGCGTAATTCCGTCTTTCTTTAAAAACTATCAGCATGTATTAATCCTTTACCTATCATTAACTGATGTATTAGTTTTCACCTCTATTTTCCTGTTTGCAGTCTTTAAGAAAGTTTACAAATCACTAGAAACACCCTTTATCGCCTACCTAATCTTCAGCATTTCTGTCCACTTTGTTATTTCACGTGGACATGTTGGTACAATGCCTTATGTACAGCTTATGGCTGTTCCCCTGATTATTGCGACAGTCAGAAAGGAAAGGCTTCACTTCTGGTTGGCCACCTTTTTCAGTATTACCATTGTACTGCACTTAATCAGTCACCTGAAACATGAGTGGATATTTGTCCATGACAACTCCTCTCCGTTTATCATGACACAACTGACTGTATTCTTGTTGTGCATGCTAACTACATCAATCGCTGTTTTGGTGCTCAAATACAATTATCAGGCAGCTCACAGGATGGCAATCATCAAACGCCAACGGCTAGAACAGCAACAGCAACTGCTCGTTTCTCAGAAACATAAAATCAACCGAGCGTTTGATTCCATTACAGAGAGCATCAGGTATGCCAAAAGAATACAGCATACGCTGTTGCCATCCGAGGATGATATACATGACCTTTTTCCTGAAAGCTTTGTTTTCTTTCAGCCAAAAGATATCGTCAGTGGTGACTTCTATTGGTTTACCCAATTGGAGGATAACCTCAAGATAATGGTTGTGGCAGACTGCACAGGACATGGGGTACCCGGTGCATTTATGTCAGTACTAGGGCATGTATTTCTTGACCACATTGTCAATATTCAAAATACTACTTCCCCTGCCGAGATACTGGAACTGTTGGATCAAAAGGTTAAAACCACGCTCAAGCAAGAAGGTAAGTCATCTACCAATGATGGAATGGAAGTGGCGATCTGCGCCCTTGACTCAGACGCCAAAACACTCACCTTTGCAGGAGCAAAGATGCCGCTGTATTATATCCAAAATGGAGAGAGTTACCTGATAAGAGGGTCTAAACGAAGTATAGGTAGCAATCCACGGGGACATATCAACTATGAAGAACATACCATTTCAGTAGAAGCCCCTACCTGTTGCTACATCTATTCTGACGGCTTTCAGGATCAGTTTGGAGGACCTCGAAACAAAAAGTTTCTATCCAAAAACCTGAGGGAGCTGATTTCTGAAAACTGTGAAAAGGATATGGAAGATCAGGAATTTGAAATCGTCAATACTTTTCTGGACTGGAAAGGCGGACAACTCCAAGTGGATGATGTCCTTATTGTTGGTTTCAGAGCCGACTTGGCATAAACTTGATTTCACTCAAATCCAAAGCATAAATAAGCGCCTTCTTAAAGGATTCATTTCCTTTAAGAAGGCGCGTTTATTTCATCCCTACTCTTAAAATAGAAAAACCCTATTCCTAAAAGGAAAAGGGTTTAAGATGATGAATTTTTAGACTTAAATTTTTTCAAACAAGGTTATTCAATGTTTATAACTATCTCAGTCTATAATTTTATCCAACTCGATATAGACGATGCATAGCACCTCTGTATTCTCATCTTTTTGATGTTCCAAAAGTAGAATACTTCAAGATAAATAAGAAGTACTTTGCTTGGTTGTCTACTCTTTGTCTACCCTTAAAGTGAAATTTTATGCTATTCTATTTTCAATGACTGCTATAACGTCATTGATTTGTACAAAAAAACCTCCAGCAAAGTAACTTGACTTTACTGGAGGTTTATATTTATATCTTGCTATTGAGCAATCACTACAGGTTATGGCTTAAGCCTCCTGAAAAGAGATTTTTTTTAGATTGGTGATAATGTCCTCTGACATTTTCGACAAATCATATTCAGGTTGCCAATCCCAGTCTTTAGATGCTTGTGCATCATCAATACTAGAAGGCCAAGAATCTGCAATTGCCTGTCTGAAGTCTGGCTTGTACTCGATTTCAAACTCAGGGAAATGTTTTTTCAGTTCAGCAAAAATTCCTTCTGGTGTAAAACTCATACCACTCAGGTTATAAGAAGTACGAACTGTCAGCCTTTCAGCATCAGCATCCATTAACTCCAATGTACCACGAACAGCATCTGGCATATACATCATTGGAAGTCCAGTCTTTTCTGAAAGGAAACACTCAAACTTATCCCCTGCCAATGCTTTGTGGAAGATATCAACCGCATAGTCTGTTGTACCTCCACCTGGAAGAGATTTCCATCCGATTAGACCTGGGTATCTGATACTGCGCACATCAACACCATATTTCTCAAAATAATACTGGCACCAAAGCTCACCTGCCAGTTTACTCATACCGTAAACTGTGTTTGGCTGCATTACAGTGTCTTGCGGTGTCAAATCTTTTGGTGTATTCAGACCAAAAACTGCAATTGAGCTTGGCCAAAAAACTTTCAGCTTGTAGGTACGGGCAGCCTCAAGAATGTTCATCAAGCCATTCATGTTGATATCCCATGCCTTCAGTGGCATTGTCTCTCCTTTAGCTGAAAGGATAGCAGCCAAATGGAATACCTCTACGATCCCATTATCTTCAATAGTCTTGTTCACCTGGTCTGCATTAAGCACATCAAGCTTTAAGAATGGTCCTCCTTCCAATGCTGGTGTAACATCAGCAATGTCTGAAGCGATTACGTTCTCAACACCATTTCTTTTTCTCAGCTCTTCTACCAGTTCGGTGCCAAGCTGGCCACAAGCACCAATCACAAGGATTTTTCCCTCTTTGTTCATTGTCAAGTTCTGAATTATACTTGGTCTACTCTAATACTGATCTACTCTTGTTGTATTAAAACGCTGCAAAATTATCTTTTTCCTTCAAGAAAAGGAAACATTATAAACGTATATTTTACAAATAAATCCCCTTACAGGTACGTTTTAAAGGATGCAAAGTAAAAATAAGTCCATAAATATATAAATAATTTTTATTAAAAAATTGACAAACAACCAATTAAACAAAACCCTCCATTTAGATATCTTTGTACATTTTTCGGTAAAAATGTCCATTTTCGTACAAATCATTTTTCACTCCCCACCCCTAAAAACCACACAAACCATTGTTTCACAATGCATTACAACAAACAGGTATTAATCTTGAATAATTTAAATAACTTGTTAGATAATTTTTCAATTAAAAAGGTCGGGGTAAACCAGTATTTTAATTACCTCAAGCAAGCTTATGGCACTTATCCGCACAGTGGAATTGTGTAAATCATATACAAACTTCGACGTAGATACTTTGGCACTCAACCACATCAATTTCAGTATTGATGAAGGTGAGTTTGTAAGTATTATGGGTCCCTCTGGATGTGGGAAATCTACTTTGCTCAACCTGTTAGGGCTTTTGGATACCCCCAGCTCGGGTGAAATTTATTTTATGGGCAAAGAAGTTTCAAAGGCTAGTTCAAGAAAAAGAGCCCAACTCAGACGGGAACATATTGGCTTTGTATTTCAGAATTTCAACCTCATAGATGAATTGACTGTATTTGAAAATATTGAGCTACCACTATTATATCAGCGTATTTCTCCTTCTGAAAGGAAAAGACGTGTTGACCGTATTATGGAGCGACTTCAAATAGCACATAAGCGTGATTTCTTTCCTGCCCAAATTTCCGGGGGTCAACAACAGCGTGTTGCAGTTGCAAGGGCTGTCGTTACCAGACCCAAACTGATTCTGGCAGATGAGCCTACAGGTAACCTAGACTCTACCCGAGGCAGGGAAGTGATGGAAATGCTTGTTCAGCTCAATGAGTTAGGAACGTCAATAGTCATGGTGACACACTCAAATGCTGCATCTGATTACAGCAACAGGGTCATCCATCTTTTTGATGGACAAATTGTGACAGAAAACCTGATGAAAAACCAATAATAAAAGTAAAAAGAGGAAGAGCGTATAGATATGCTGAGGAGTTACTTGATCATAGCACTACGGAACTTGTCCAAGCACAAGGTTTATTCACTGGTAAACATCTTGGGTCTTTCTGTAGGTATTGCATTTTTCACCTTGCTATTTCTGATTGTAAGGTATGAGTTGAGCTATGACCTTTTCAACCAAAAGCAGGACCGTATTTACAGAGTCGTTGAGCTGATTGATAAAGACGGGATGGGAGAACATTCTGCCAGCATGCCGTATGCTTTTGGAGAAACACTCTTGGAGGAATATGGAGATTATGTAGAGTCCGTTGTTCGCATATTCAATATGCAGACTACCTCACACACAGTAGAATATGAGGAGCAGTATCAAACTGAGCCAAATGTATTCTTTGCTGACCGTTCTTTCTTTGATGTGTTTGATTTCCCATTAAAGGCTGGAGATCCTGACTCAGTTCTTTCAAAGCCCAACCAAGTTGTCATTTCAGAGTATGCCGCAAAAAAATACTTTGACAATGCTGATCCCATAGGGAAAACAATTACAGTTGACGGTATCTATCAAGCAGTTGTGACAGGAGTTGTCTCTGGCAACCATTCTCCATCTCATTTGGACTTTGACTTTTTGCTATCATTTAGCACAATTACAACCAACTACCCTAAGTATAAGCATCACCTTCAGAAAAGTTGGAGCTGGAACCCTTGTTGGACCTATATTGTACTCAAAAAAGACAAAGCCCCTGAAGAACTTGAATATTATTTCACCTCAATCATAGAAGAAAAGTATCCGGACCCAATTAGGGATTATGTATACGTCTACTTGCAACCATTGAGGGAAATCCACCTTTCCTCTGACCTTGACTATGAAATATCTCAGAATGGAGACATAGCTTACATCTATATATTTTCAGGAATTGCCCTACTCATACTTTTACTTGCTGGTATCAACTTTACAAACCTATCTACAGCGAGGTACTCGACCAGAGTAAGAGAAGTCGGGATTCGAAAAGCCATTGGCGCTGACCGTCAAGAGCTTGTTGACCAGTTCCTAACTGAAGCGGTTCTGATCAGCTTTATTTCCATGTTCTTTGCTCTGATCTTTGTTGAACTTCTGCTTCCTGCACTCAGCTTTTTTGGAGATAAACAGATGAACCTGTATGAAGTCAACAAAGTAGTAGTTATCGCTAGTGTTTTTGGGTCTGGTATTTTGGTAGGACTGCTCTCAAGCATTTACCCTGCCTATTACCTTGTGAAGTTTCACCCTGCCGAGATGCTTTCCAACAATGAAAAGTGGGGACAAAGCAGTCGTCTATTCAGAAAACTGACAGTTATATTCCTATTCACTATCTCTGTATTCCTGCTGATGAGTTCATTTGTGAGCTGGAAACAACTACACTTCCTAATGACTGCCCCATTAGGTTTTGAAAGCAAGAAAATTATTGTAGTTCCACTAGGGGAAATGAAAGAGGACGGCTCATACAAAGAGTTGAAAAAAAATCTCCTTGAACTGGAAGAAGTTAGTTCCGTTACAGCTATGGACCAAGTAATTGGTGCATCTCACCAAACACGCTCTTTTATTCCAAGTGAATCGAACAGCGACCTTTCATCCATTCTTGTTCCTACCCTGACTGTAAGGGACGATTTCCTGAAAACATTTAATATCAAACTAGTATCAGGGCGCAACTTCAGTGAAGAAGATAGTGCTGGTGGTAAAGAAATCATGATCAATACCGCCATGACCGAATACCTGGGGTACGACTCACCTAAACAGGCTTTAGGACATGCATTCCATACTTTGTGGGGAAATGAAAAAATCATTGGCGTAGTAGAAAACTTTAACTTCAGGTCTCTTCACAACAAACCTGGCCCTATGGTTATTTTCGTGGATAGAAAACCTGAATCAAGAGCATTCAACACAAACTACATGGCGATCAAATTGAAAGATGGTTTTCAGTTTGACAAAGAAGCGATCAAAAAGATCAAAAAGGTTTGGAGTCTGGCTGCACCATACAGAGAAATGAATTACTTCTATCTGCGGGATAAGATTAATATGCATTATTTCAAAGAAATGCGACTCGCTAAAGTTTCATTCTTCTTCTCTTTAGTCGGAATCTTTATTGCTTGCCTTGGTCTGTTTGGCATGTCCTTCTTTATCATGAATCACAGGAAGAAAGAAGTAGCAATCAGAAAAGCAATGGGTGCCTCTGATTTGGAAATCATGATCCTACTTTCCAAAGAATTTTTCGCACTAGTCAGTGTCGCTATTTTACTGGCATGGCCTGTTACATACTTTATTCTGAACAATTGGCTAAAACAATTCCCTTTCAACGTTGACATTGGAATTAGCACTTTTATTACCAGTGCGCTGATTGCATATCTCACTACAATTCTAACAGTAAGTTATTATACTATTAAGGCTGGTATCCGTAATCCGATTAGAGATCTTGGTAGTGAAGGGTAACTTAAGATGCTATATTAATAATAAGAAAGGGCATTGAAAATGAGTTTCAATGCCCTTTCTTATTATCTCAAACCCAACTTCATTTGATGAGTTTGTTCACCATCTGACAACTGGAGTAAATACATTCCAGTACTAAGTCCCAACCTTGAAATGTCTACTTCCAAACTATTTCCTATCCAACGGTAATAACTGATTCGGTGCCCCATTCCTGCCATATCATATAAAACTAAACTTACAGCCTCTTTACTTCCTTTCCATTTTCCATCTACCCTAAATGTGTCGGAAGCAGGATTTGGATATACTTCAATAGATTCTCCAAATGAACTCTTCAGTATATCTGATGTTTCTACTGTTTTCTCAACTTGATCGTTTTCTGCAAGTCTGACATTACTCCCTACACAACCTATGGTATAACCATTAGAACAATTGTACTTAACCAAGTCACATCCATACTCCAACATACACCCTCTCACTCTGCCATAGAAATTTCTTCTAGAAAGTTCCCAAGAAATAGGTACTACCGTTCCTGCTGGAATATTATCGGCCCTTACAGCTTTACATTGGCCACCTGCCACCTTATACCCTTCATCATTAATAGCATTTCCCAATATCTTGAAAGGATTATCAGGGTCTATTCCAATCACTTCAAGTCTCCAACCGTGTTTGTACTTTACAAATGAATGAGCATGGTTAGGCAATTCACTATTGTTTCTAAAAGCTCCTTCTCTTAAAGGCTTTATTGAACAATTGTCGTGTACTTCCCAAACGCCTGGCTTTCCATCCTTCCGCATTCCTGCTATAATTCCAATCACAAAACTGTAATCCCTTTTTCCATTCACTCTGAATAATTGAAATGGAATTTCAGAATAGTCTACCATATAAGCCATATCCTCTGGTAAGTCAGCTTCACAATTCAACCCTCCTCCAAATACCAAGTCCAACTTGCCTGTGGACTCGACTTTTACTTCAAACGATTGTGTCAATACATTACCTGAGAAATCTAACGCTTCAAAGCTTACGACTGTACTTCCTTCAGGAAAATTACCACTCATCACACTTCCTTGATCATTTAGCTCAACACCTGTGTCTGTTTCATAAGAGATTGACGCTACCCCACAGTTATCAATAACATTTGGTTTTTGGAAAGAGACTTGAGCAAAGTGCTTTCCTTCACTAGTCTTAACTATAATATTCTCACTAGCAAAATCCGTATAAGGAGATAAGTTGTCCACGATATTAACCCTTGCCTTACAAGTTGCTTCTGCTCCATCAGTATCAGTCACTTTAAGTTTTACGAGCGTTACTCCTATATCATCGCAGTTAAAGTTAATTTTACTGCACTCAAGCAAACTAATTCCAATATCGTCAGAACTCCCTCCATTTATCATTTCTGGTGTAATGGTCGCAATACCTTCCTGATCAAGCTCAACTGTAATATCCTGACATATGGCTATAGGTGGCTGATTTTCTATTGACACCTTAAAACTGTATTGCACTGAATTACCAGCTAAGTCTGTCACCACAAAATCAATCACTGTTTCCGTTGCATCAAACTCACCCAACACTTGTCCTCCAATTTCTTTTAGCTTTGTATCATTTGATGCTGAAATGGAGTAACCTGCAATACTACAGTTATCCTCAAATGTTGGTAAATCAAACTTATAGACTACAACTGCACTTTTATTTCGCTGCAGACTCATATCTCCAGGAACATTCAATATTCTTGGGGGAATCGTATCCTCAACACTGATTATGGTTTCACATTTTGCTTCTGCTCCATCAGTATCTGTCACTGATAACACAACGATATTAGTACCCAAGTCATCACAACTGAACACTCCCTTTGAAACTTCCATTGAAACAATTCCAACATCATCTTTACTCCCTCCATCTACCATTTCGGCGGTAACGGTTGCTTCTCCTGATTCATTAAGGAAAACGGTTTGGCTTTGACAAACTACAGTAGGCTCATTGTTTTCTACAGTGATAAATACATCGCTTTCACTTTTGTTTCCTGTATTGTCAAACGCCTTAGTAACAATTTTAGTAACCCCAACAGAGAAATAACCTTTTACAGTACCTTCCTCGATAGTAAGTTCAGTTCCATTATCTGAAAAGACTTCCATATTGCTAATACTACAGTTGTCATTTGTTTCAGGCAGTGAAAACATATACGCTACTTTTTCCACACCTACTGTCCTAGGCAACACAACGTCTTCAGGTAGATGGTCAAACGTAGGGCCTGCATTATCAACAATTGTTACCTTAGCCTGACATGACGTTTTTAAGCCAGCTGCATCTGAGA
This portion of the Limibacter armeniacum genome encodes:
- a CDS encoding T9SS type A sorting domain-containing protein, encoding MKKITLLIYSIVLVPLVVNGQNIHTVKVYTDLPSEDLVATGLVYDRTSKNLLFVNNSYDGDLYRLEVGGTPKLIVDNWAKKASGKYDYKESEVTMVDGVLYSVGNHTGYGKMIRCDQSGVSETILTYSEIGNYIGDGVGMAADEDNQYVFFTEGEYAIDKLFRYDIKQNQVDHIATIPRAIAEGLTYSKIYNKLYLMLYAKGLYEVDLNGTPTISQLYEFNIPNSNSKIAVDPMGEAVYLAVNSSLYEFSLLEDKVSVLTDALQLENSGGLAFAPSSENDSTFSLYIGGEGMIYEVDNFKPYNQVPELNCEATTINLSEDGTVEIDASQLNLNIFDDLKVMDTKLSKTFFDCNDIGTHQIEVVTTDVLGLSSSCICTVTIQDNTSPTIIEVPSDQDLDRSSTDSLATFSFVRPLASDNCSIAEYRIEVDNNAILIEDGDEVILKCSVGNTSVSFSAKDQVGNTTVESFVVSVANQAPVAICKDITIPLNENGVALVTAEMVDGGSSDDLGVESMEVDIEQFDCTQLGEQAVTLTVSDAAGLKTSCQAKVTIVDNAGPTFDHLPEDVVLPRTVGVEKVAYMFSLPETNDNCSISNMEVFSDNGTELTIEEGTVKGYFSVGVTKIVTKAFDNTGNKSESDVFITVENNEPTVVCQSQTVFLNESGEATVTAEMVDGGSKDDVGIVSMEVSKGVFSCDDLGTNIVVLSVTDTDGAEAKCETIISVEDTIPPRILNVPGDMSLQRNKSAVVVYKFDLPTFEDNCSIAGYSISASNDTKLKEIGGQVLGEFDATETVIDFVVTDLAGNSVQYSFKVSIENQPPIAICQDITVELDQEGIATITPEMINGGSSDDIGISLLECSKINFNCDDIGVTLVKLKVTDTDGAEATCKARVNIVDNLSPYTDFASENIIVKTSEGKHFAQVSFQKPNVIDNCGVASISYETDTGVELNDQGSVMSGNFPEGSTVVSFEALDFSGNVLTQSFEVKVESTGKLDLVFGGGLNCEADLPEDMAYMVDYSEIPFQLFRVNGKRDYSFVIGIIAGMRKDGKPGVWEVHDNCSIKPLREGAFRNNSELPNHAHSFVKYKHGWRLEVIGIDPDNPFKILGNAINDEGYKVAGGQCKAVRADNIPAGTVVPISWELSRRNFYGRVRGCMLEYGCDLVKYNCSNGYTIGCVGSNVRLAENDQVEKTVETSDILKSSFGESIEVYPNPASDTFRVDGKWKGSKEAVSLVLYDMAGMGHRISYYRWIGNSLEVDISRLGLSTGMYLLQLSDGEQTHQMKLGLR
- a CDS encoding M15 family metallopeptidase, producing the protein MMKQLLLTLLLFPFLLNASAQEVSDTTFVDLSELSNAFAYDMRYATENNFLKEQVYDCPKCLLRKEAADALIKANELFREKGYRIKLFDCYRPLDIQKKMWEIYPNATYVANPYKSGSIHNRGLAVDLTIEKLDGTSVEMGTDFDFFGEAAHHDYNKLPYEVIENRLLLKNTLESVGFRPISSEWWHYNFNSPNKYVPANTPLDCN
- a CDS encoding NAD-dependent epimerase/dehydratase family protein, which produces MNKEGKILVIGACGQLGTELVEELRKRNGVENVIASDIADVTPALEGGPFLKLDVLNADQVNKTIEDNGIVEVFHLAAILSAKGETMPLKAWDINMNGLMNILEAARTYKLKVFWPSSIAVFGLNTPKDLTPQDTVMQPNTVYGMSKLAGELWCQYYFEKYGVDVRSIRYPGLIGWKSLPGGGTTDYAVDIFHKALAGDKFECFLSEKTGLPMMYMPDAVRGTLELMDADAERLTVRTSYNLSGMSFTPEGIFAELKKHFPEFEIEYKPDFRQAIADSWPSSIDDAQASKDWDWQPEYDLSKMSEDIITNLKKISFQEA
- a CDS encoding ABC transporter permease encodes the protein MLRSYLIIALRNLSKHKVYSLVNILGLSVGIAFFTLLFLIVRYELSYDLFNQKQDRIYRVVELIDKDGMGEHSASMPYAFGETLLEEYGDYVESVVRIFNMQTTSHTVEYEEQYQTEPNVFFADRSFFDVFDFPLKAGDPDSVLSKPNQVVISEYAAKKYFDNADPIGKTITVDGIYQAVVTGVVSGNHSPSHLDFDFLLSFSTITTNYPKYKHHLQKSWSWNPCWTYIVLKKDKAPEELEYYFTSIIEEKYPDPIRDYVYVYLQPLREIHLSSDLDYEISQNGDIAYIYIFSGIALLILLLAGINFTNLSTARYSTRVREVGIRKAIGADRQELVDQFLTEAVLISFISMFFALIFVELLLPALSFFGDKQMNLYEVNKVVVIASVFGSGILVGLLSSIYPAYYLVKFHPAEMLSNNEKWGQSSRLFRKLTVIFLFTISVFLLMSSFVSWKQLHFLMTAPLGFESKKIIVVPLGEMKEDGSYKELKKNLLELEEVSSVTAMDQVIGASHQTRSFIPSESNSDLSSILVPTLTVRDDFLKTFNIKLVSGRNFSEEDSAGGKEIMINTAMTEYLGYDSPKQALGHAFHTLWGNEKIIGVVENFNFRSLHNKPGPMVIFVDRKPESRAFNTNYMAIKLKDGFQFDKEAIKKIKKVWSLAAPYREMNYFYLRDKINMHYFKEMRLAKVSFFFSLVGIFIACLGLFGMSFFIMNHRKKEVAIRKAMGASDLEIMILLSKEFFALVSVAILLAWPVTYFILNNWLKQFPFNVDIGISTFITSALIAYLTTILTVSYYTIKAGIRNPIRDLGSEG
- a CDS encoding PP2C family protein-serine/threonine phosphatase, yielding MTLNQPDNHLIEGHDQSVNQLEFKIFKFSSLTGACVAIAGGVIPSFFKNYQHVLILYLSLTDVLVFTSIFLFAVFKKVYKSLETPFIAYLIFSISVHFVISRGHVGTMPYVQLMAVPLIIATVRKERLHFWLATFFSITIVLHLISHLKHEWIFVHDNSSPFIMTQLTVFLLCMLTTSIAVLVLKYNYQAAHRMAIIKRQRLEQQQQLLVSQKHKINRAFDSITESIRYAKRIQHTLLPSEDDIHDLFPESFVFFQPKDIVSGDFYWFTQLEDNLKIMVVADCTGHGVPGAFMSVLGHVFLDHIVNIQNTTSPAEILELLDQKVKTTLKQEGKSSTNDGMEVAICALDSDAKTLTFAGAKMPLYYIQNGESYLIRGSKRSIGSNPRGHINYEEHTISVEAPTCCYIYSDGFQDQFGGPRNKKFLSKNLRELISENCEKDMEDQEFEIVNTFLDWKGGQLQVDDVLIVGFRADLA
- a CDS encoding ABC transporter ATP-binding protein, whose protein sequence is MALIRTVELCKSYTNFDVDTLALNHINFSIDEGEFVSIMGPSGCGKSTLLNLLGLLDTPSSGEIYFMGKEVSKASSRKRAQLRREHIGFVFQNFNLIDELTVFENIELPLLYQRISPSERKRRVDRIMERLQIAHKRDFFPAQISGGQQQRVAVARAVVTRPKLILADEPTGNLDSTRGREVMEMLVQLNELGTSIVMVTHSNAASDYSNRVIHLFDGQIVTENLMKNQ